The proteins below are encoded in one region of Oreochromis niloticus isolate F11D_XX linkage group LG6, O_niloticus_UMD_NMBU, whole genome shotgun sequence:
- the cyp2u1 gene encoding cytochrome P450 2U1 isoform X1, with protein sequence MVSLSGLNDSVLLNANVAALIIIALALVALYQKQRNLRYKNIPPGPKPWPVVGNFGGFLVPSCILRKRIINPTDGLAELAKDYGNIYSLFVGSQLMVVLNGYEAVRDALSNHPEVFSDRPDIPTVTILTKRKGIVFAPYGPVWRKQRKFCHTTLRSFGLGKLSLEPCIKEGLATIKTELLRLNEECGGAGVDPSPLIGNAVSNVICTLILGQRFHHEDREFRTMLDLMARGLEICMNSPAVLINVFPLFYWLPFGVFRELRQVERDITVFLKRIITKHRATLDADNPRDLTDMYLMEMQAQQDAREEDSSFTEDYLFYIIGDLFIAGTDTTTNSVLWTLLYMVIYPDIQDKVQAEIDEVVGKHRVPSLTDKGSLPFTEATIMEVQRMTVAVPLAIPHMASETTEFRGYTIPKGTVILPNLWSVHRDPTVWDDADSFNPERFLDNEGKLLRKECFIPFGIGRRVCMGEQLAKMELFLTVTSLLQAFKFRLPEGKRPPPLHGRFGLTLAPCPFTVCVTARNSETDVL encoded by the exons ATGGTTTCGCTCTCAGGCCTGAACGACTCCGTGCTGTTAAACGCAAACGTTGCGGCTTTAATAATAATCGCGTTGGCGCTGGTTGCTCTTTATCAAAAACAACGGAATTtaagatataaaaacattccGCCAGGTCCGAAGCCATGGCCAGTGGTCGGAAACTTCGGTGGCTTTCTCGTACCGTCTTGTATCCTCAGAAAACGGATCATAAACCCCACTGACGGTTTGGCAGAATTGGCTAAAGATTATGGTAACATATACAGTCTTTTTGTAGGGAGTCAACTTATGGTGGTGCTCAATGGCTATGAAGCGGTCAGGGATGCCCTCTCAAACCATCCGGAGGTGTTCTCCGACAGGCCAGACATCCCTACCGTCACTATCCTGACTAAGCGCAAAG GGATCGTCTTTGCACCTTACGGGCCAGTATGGCGAAAGCAGCGCAAGTTCTGCCACACCACGCTCCGCAGCTTTGGTCTGGGGAAGCTAAGTCTGGAGCCTTGCATCAAGGAAGGCCTTGCTACAATCAAAACAGAGCTGCTGCGGCTGAATGAGGAGTGTGGTGGCGCTGGTGTGGACCCGAGTCCACTGATTGGCAACGCTGTGTCAAACGTCATTTGCACACTGATCCTGGGTCAGCGTTTCCATCACGAGGATCGCGAGTTCCGCACCATGCTGGACCTGATGGCGCGAGGGCTGGAGATCTGCATGAACAGCCCGGCAGTCCTCATTAACGTTTTCCCGTTGTTCTACTGGTTGCCTTTTGGAGTTTTCAGAGAGTTGCGTCAGGTGGAAAGAGACATCACCGTGTTTCTTAAGAGGATTATTACAAAGCACCGTGCAACACTAGATGCCGACAATCCAAGGGATCTCACAGACATGTACTTGATGGAGATGCAGGCCCAGCAAGATGCTAGAGAGGAGGACAGCAGCTTCACAGAGGATTATCTCTTTTATATCATAGGAGACCTCTTCATTGCTGGCACTGACACCACCACCAATTCGGTTTTGTGGACTCTGCTTTATATGGTCATATACCCTGATATCCAAG ACAAGGTCCAGGCAGAGATTGATGAAGTAGTGGGCAAACATCGGGTGCCGTCTCTGACTGATAAGGGAAGTTTGCCTTTTACTGAAGCCACCATCATGGAAGTGCAGAGAATGACTGTGGCCGTTCCCCTGGCTATTCCTCACATGGCCTCAGAAACAACAG agTTTAGAGGCTACACTATTCCTAAAGGAACTGTCATTTTGCCCAACCTGTGGTCTGTCCATAGAGATCCCACTGTGTGGGATGATGCAGACAGTTTCAACCCAGAACGCTTCTTGGACAATGAGGGAAAGCTGCTCAGGAAAGAGTGCTTCATACCATTTGGGATTG GTCGCAGGGTATGCATGGGTGAACAGCTGGCAAAGATGGAGCTGTTTCTGACGGTCACCAGCTTACTGCAGGCCTTCAAATTCAGGCTCCCAGAGGGAAAgcgtccacctcccctgcacgGACGGTTCGGACTGACACTGGCACCTTGCCCATTCACTGTGTGCGTGACTGCTCGCAACAGCGAAACTGACGTCCTGTAA
- the cyp2u1 gene encoding cytochrome P450 2U1 isoform X2 has protein sequence MVSLSGLNDSVLLNANVAALIIIALALVALYQKQRNLRYKNIPPGPKPWPVVGNFGGFLVPSCILRKRIINPTDGLAELAKDYGNIYSLFVGSQLMVVLNGYEAVRDALSNHPEVFSDRPDIPTVTILTKRKGIVFAPYGPVWRKQRKFCHTTLRSFGLGKLSLEPCIKEGLATIKTELLRLNEECGGAGVDPSPLIGNAVSNVICTLILGQRFHHEDREFRTMLDLMARGLEICMNSPAVLINVFPLFYWLPFGVFRELRQVERDITVFLKRIITKHRATLDADNPRDLTDMYLMEMQAQQDAREEDSSFTEDYLFYIIGDLFIAGTDTTTNSVLWTLLYMVIYPDIQDKVQAEIDEVVGKHRVPSLTDKGSLPFTEATIMEVQRMTVAVPLAIPHMASETTEIPLCGMMQTVSTQNASWTMRESCSGKSASYHLGLVAGYAWVNSWQRWSCF, from the exons ATGGTTTCGCTCTCAGGCCTGAACGACTCCGTGCTGTTAAACGCAAACGTTGCGGCTTTAATAATAATCGCGTTGGCGCTGGTTGCTCTTTATCAAAAACAACGGAATTtaagatataaaaacattccGCCAGGTCCGAAGCCATGGCCAGTGGTCGGAAACTTCGGTGGCTTTCTCGTACCGTCTTGTATCCTCAGAAAACGGATCATAAACCCCACTGACGGTTTGGCAGAATTGGCTAAAGATTATGGTAACATATACAGTCTTTTTGTAGGGAGTCAACTTATGGTGGTGCTCAATGGCTATGAAGCGGTCAGGGATGCCCTCTCAAACCATCCGGAGGTGTTCTCCGACAGGCCAGACATCCCTACCGTCACTATCCTGACTAAGCGCAAAG GGATCGTCTTTGCACCTTACGGGCCAGTATGGCGAAAGCAGCGCAAGTTCTGCCACACCACGCTCCGCAGCTTTGGTCTGGGGAAGCTAAGTCTGGAGCCTTGCATCAAGGAAGGCCTTGCTACAATCAAAACAGAGCTGCTGCGGCTGAATGAGGAGTGTGGTGGCGCTGGTGTGGACCCGAGTCCACTGATTGGCAACGCTGTGTCAAACGTCATTTGCACACTGATCCTGGGTCAGCGTTTCCATCACGAGGATCGCGAGTTCCGCACCATGCTGGACCTGATGGCGCGAGGGCTGGAGATCTGCATGAACAGCCCGGCAGTCCTCATTAACGTTTTCCCGTTGTTCTACTGGTTGCCTTTTGGAGTTTTCAGAGAGTTGCGTCAGGTGGAAAGAGACATCACCGTGTTTCTTAAGAGGATTATTACAAAGCACCGTGCAACACTAGATGCCGACAATCCAAGGGATCTCACAGACATGTACTTGATGGAGATGCAGGCCCAGCAAGATGCTAGAGAGGAGGACAGCAGCTTCACAGAGGATTATCTCTTTTATATCATAGGAGACCTCTTCATTGCTGGCACTGACACCACCACCAATTCGGTTTTGTGGACTCTGCTTTATATGGTCATATACCCTGATATCCAAG ACAAGGTCCAGGCAGAGATTGATGAAGTAGTGGGCAAACATCGGGTGCCGTCTCTGACTGATAAGGGAAGTTTGCCTTTTACTGAAGCCACCATCATGGAAGTGCAGAGAATGACTGTGGCCGTTCCCCTGGCTATTCCTCACATGGCCTCAGAAACAACAG AGATCCCACTGTGTGGGATGATGCAGACAGTTTCAACCCAGAACGCTTCTTGGACAATGAGGGAAAGCTGCTCAGGAAAGAGTGCTTCATACCATTTGGGATTG GTCGCAGGGTATGCATGGGTGAACAGCTGGCAAAGATGGAGCTGTTTCTGA
- the sgms2a gene encoding phosphatidylcholine:ceramide cholinephosphotransferase 2: MASQELVDARDSAVDNTNPGMEAAAVPSGGKTCPVHAAGGEDTKRGFRKGIGRHNDYVKISLPESKVNRLPMEWWKTIIAFFYAGFNLVLTTVVITVVHERVPPKESSPPLPDKFFDYVDRVNWAFTVTEINGMVLLTIWLIQLFFFRYKSIACRRFFFLIGTLYLYRCVTMYITTLPVPGMHMTCAPKLHGDSHAKIQRVLRLMSGGGLSITNSHLLCGDFLYSGHTVMLTLTYLFIKEYSPRSFWWYHLVCWLLSAVGVVCILVAHEHYSVDVVVAYFITSRLFWWYHTMANLQTLKCSPNNYLTNTWWNPLFNFLERNVQTAVPCSYSWPIAWPPSCLKNPCKKYSMVQSTREE; encoded by the exons ATGGCATCACAGGAGCTTGTGGATGCGAGAGACTCAGCCGTTGATAATACGAACCCAGGAATGGAGGCTGCCGCCGTGCCCAGCGGCGGTAAAACTTGCCCCGTCCATGCAGCGGGTGGAGAGGATACAAAGAGGGGCTTTCGGAAAGGCATAGGCAGGCATAATGATTACGTGAAGATCTCCCTGCCGGAGTCCAAGGTCAATCGTCTGCCTATGGAGTGGTGGAAGACAATAATCGCTTTCTTTTATGCTGGTTTTAATTTGGTCCTGACAACAGTTGTAATCACAGTGGTCCACGAGAGGGTTCCACCCAAAGAAAGCagcccgcccctccctgataAGTTCTTTGACTATGTTGACAGAGTCAATTGGGCATTTACAGTAACAGAGATCAATGGGATGGTACTGCTGACCATTTGGTTGATACAGCTGTTCTTCTTTAGATACAA GTCAATAGCGTGTAGACGGTTCTTCTTCCTCATTGGCACCCTGTATTTGTACCGCTGTGTCACTATGTATATTACCACCTTGCCTGTACCTGGCATGCACATGACCTGCGCTCCGAAG CTTCACGGAGACTCCCATGCAAAAATTCAGCGAGTCCTGCGGCTGATGTCAGGTGGAGGGCTTTCCATTACAAACTCCCATCTCCTGTGTGGAGACTTTCTTTACAGTGGGCACACTGTGATGCTCACGCTCACCTATTTGTTCATTAAGGAGT ACTCACCGCGGTCCTTTTGGTGGTACCATCTCGTTTGCTGGCTCCTGAGTGCTGTGGGCGTGGTGTGCATCTTGGTGGCTCATGAGCACTACAGTGTGGATGTGGTTGTGGCATATTTTATCACCTCCCGTCTGTTCTGGTGGTACCACACCATGGCTAACTTACAG ACCCTGAAATGCTCACCCAATAACTACCTCACCAACACCTGGTGGAACCCACTGTTTAACTTCTTGGAGAGGAACGTCCAGACCGCAGTGCCGTGTTCATACAGTTGGCCCATCGCCTGGCCTCCTTCCTGCCTGAAGAATCCCTGTAAGAAGTACTCCATGGTACAGAGCACACGAGAGGAGTAA